One segment of Vibrio orientalis CIP 102891 = ATCC 33934 DNA contains the following:
- a CDS encoding NAD(P)/FAD-dependent oxidoreductase has translation MTRIIVVGGGAGGLELVTKLGRTLGRKGRAKVTLVDRKASHLWKPLLHEVATGSLDEGVDALSYRAHAKNHHFDFQMGSLEDIDRERKVIKLRELTDENGELLMPSRELDYDILVMSIGSTSNDFNTPGVRDNCIFLDSPEQAHRFRTEMNNQFLKLHAKNGNGTVDIAIVGAGATGVELSAELHNAVKELRTYGFGDLDSSKLNVNLVEAGERILPALPPRISGAAHQELTKLGVNVRTATMVTQADKDGLVTKDGEKIPAQIMVWAAGIKAPDFIKDIAGLETNRINQLVVKDTLQTTRDDDIFVIGDLAQCTQADGSFVPPRAQAAHQMSSCAFSNIVAKLNGRDMKPYVYKDKGSLVSLSRFSTVGSLMGNLTKGSMMVEGRIARVVYISLYRLHQMALHGMFKTGLIILMGRINRVLRPNLKLH, from the coding sequence GTGACACGAATTATCGTAGTAGGCGGCGGCGCAGGCGGCCTAGAGCTTGTGACTAAACTTGGTCGTACGTTAGGCCGTAAAGGACGTGCAAAGGTGACTTTGGTTGACCGCAAAGCGAGTCACCTTTGGAAGCCACTTTTACACGAAGTTGCAACTGGTTCACTTGATGAAGGTGTGGATGCTTTGAGCTACCGCGCTCATGCTAAAAACCACCACTTCGACTTCCAAATGGGTAGCCTTGAGGACATTGACCGTGAGCGCAAAGTGATTAAGCTGCGTGAACTGACGGACGAAAATGGCGAACTGCTCATGCCAAGTCGTGAGCTTGATTACGACATTCTGGTAATGTCTATCGGTTCAACGTCGAATGACTTTAATACTCCCGGTGTTCGAGACAACTGTATTTTCCTAGATAGCCCTGAACAGGCTCACCGCTTCCGCACTGAAATGAACAATCAGTTCCTAAAGCTACACGCGAAAAATGGTAACGGGACCGTTGATATTGCGATCGTTGGTGCTGGTGCAACAGGTGTCGAGCTTTCAGCGGAGCTGCACAACGCGGTAAAAGAACTGCGTACTTATGGTTTTGGCGATCTTGACTCAAGCAAGCTTAACGTAAACCTTGTTGAAGCGGGTGAGCGTATTCTTCCTGCTCTACCACCGCGTATTTCTGGTGCGGCACATCAAGAGCTGACGAAGCTTGGCGTGAATGTGCGTACAGCAACGATGGTGACACAAGCGGATAAAGATGGCTTGGTGACCAAAGATGGTGAGAAGATCCCAGCACAAATCATGGTGTGGGCTGCGGGTATCAAGGCTCCAGATTTTATTAAAGATATTGCAGGTCTTGAGACCAACCGCATTAACCAGTTAGTGGTTAAAGATACGCTGCAAACCACGCGTGATGACGACATTTTCGTGATTGGTGATTTGGCTCAGTGTACTCAAGCGGATGGTTCATTCGTGCCTCCTCGTGCTCAAGCAGCACACCAGATGTCTAGCTGCGCGTTCTCAAATATCGTTGCTAAGCTAAACGGCCGTGACATGAAACCTTATGTCTACAAAGATAAGGGCTCGTTGGTCTCTCTAAGCCGTTTCTCTACGGTAGGCAGCCTAATGGGTAACCTAACTAAGGGTTCAATGATGGTTGAAGGTCGTATCGCACGCGTGGTGTATATCTCGCTTTACCGCCTACACCAGATGGCTTTGCATGGCATGTTCAAAACCGGCTTGATTATCCTGATGGGGCGCATCAACCGCGTACTTCGCCCTAACTTGAAGTTACATTGA
- the ycfP gene encoding alpha/beta hydrolase YcfP translates to MIIYLHGFDSTSPGNHEKVLQLQFIDDDVRFINYSTLHPKHDMQHLLKEVHKVIEQSGDKAPIICGVGLGGYWSERIGFLCGIKQVIFNPNLHPARNMEGRIDRPEEYEDIATKCVSEFRTKNKGRCLVILSKDDEIHDNSKTAAELEDYYDIIWDETQAHKFKKISQHLQTMKAFKNA, encoded by the coding sequence ATGATTATTTATTTACACGGTTTTGATTCAACTAGCCCAGGCAATCACGAGAAAGTGCTTCAACTGCAGTTTATTGATGATGACGTGCGTTTTATCAACTACAGCACACTTCACCCTAAGCACGATATGCAGCACCTACTTAAGGAAGTGCATAAAGTGATTGAGCAATCAGGTGACAAAGCGCCGATCATCTGTGGTGTAGGACTTGGTGGTTACTGGTCCGAAAGAATTGGTTTTTTATGCGGTATTAAACAGGTTATCTTCAACCCTAATTTGCACCCTGCGCGTAATATGGAAGGTCGTATCGATCGTCCAGAAGAGTACGAAGATATCGCGACGAAATGTGTTTCTGAGTTCCGAACAAAGAACAAAGGTCGCTGTTTAGTGATTCTTTCCAAAGACGATGAGATCCACGATAACAGCAAAACTGCTGCTGAATTAGAAGATTACTACGACATCATTTGGGATGAAACTCAGGCTCATAAGTTCAAAAAAATCTCCCAACATCTTCAAACGATGAAGGCGTTTAAAAACGCATAG
- a CDS encoding phosphotransferase — protein sequence MARMSWSEACHLDRSLLSLEHFFSIPPDYAQTLTGGLTNRCWKIVTTDNKSFVWRPATHITKAFSISRFQEYQILSAIESSHLSPTAIHINDQGLLVDWIEGESLTDSLSFDSLLQTMIKIHDLDTQRLPLAPFNYTARVDHYWMLLSDEHKVPAFAEIYNRWRTAPNLADVGLSLCHFDLAGYNMVKTEQGNKVIDWEYAALADPRLDLTLSIDVMDEKPLEAVYRYCQLRGIEGVDDWVEGVLAWKPRATMMAMLWYLLAYQLWGDEQYLTQAEKLQQAFCS from the coding sequence ATGGCGAGGATGTCTTGGAGCGAAGCTTGTCATCTTGATCGTTCGTTATTGTCGTTAGAGCACTTTTTCTCTATTCCTCCGGATTACGCACAGACGTTGACCGGAGGGCTCACCAATCGTTGCTGGAAAATCGTTACGACAGACAATAAGTCTTTCGTGTGGCGTCCAGCAACGCATATCACCAAAGCGTTTTCAATTTCACGCTTTCAAGAATATCAAATCCTTTCGGCTATTGAATCAAGCCACCTTTCTCCTACTGCTATTCATATCAATGATCAAGGTCTACTTGTCGATTGGATAGAAGGGGAATCGCTGACGGATAGTTTGAGTTTTGATTCGCTGCTTCAAACCATGATTAAAATTCATGATTTAGATACTCAGCGCCTTCCTCTCGCACCATTTAATTACACAGCCAGAGTGGATCATTACTGGATGCTGTTATCCGATGAACACAAAGTGCCGGCGTTTGCTGAAATCTACAATCGATGGCGTACTGCTCCGAACTTGGCTGATGTGGGCTTATCTCTGTGTCACTTTGACTTAGCAGGCTATAACATGGTGAAGACAGAGCAGGGTAATAAAGTTATTGATTGGGAATACGCTGCATTGGCGGATCCGCGTTTAGATCTCACTCTTAGCATCGATGTGATGGATGAGAAACCCTTAGAAGCCGTTTATCGATACTGCCAGTTGCGTGGTATTGAGGGGGTAGATGATTGGGTTGAGGGCGTGTTAGCTTGGAAGCCAAGAGCGACCATGATGGCGATGTTGTGGTACTTGCTTGCCTATCAGTTATGGGGAGATGAACAATATTTAACCCAAGCAGAAAAGCTGCAACAAGCATTTTGTAGCTAA
- the lpoB gene encoding penicillin-binding protein activator LpoB: protein MKKSVIALLGLAVVLGGCSNQVSYGDAQAVETTTIDFGSTDLQKIAGEMVDSMMMSGSVAAITRDSRPIVFVERIKNKTSEHIDTESVTDSISTKMLNSGKFRFVDMDRVESVRDQLNFQNNDELVNQSTAIQFGKMVGAQYMLYGNLSSIAKNAGSDKDVYYKMTMRLMDLETGLIEWADETEIRKQESKSFLGL, encoded by the coding sequence ATGAAAAAAAGTGTAATTGCATTACTTGGTTTAGCGGTTGTATTGGGCGGTTGTTCAAACCAAGTGAGCTACGGGGATGCTCAAGCCGTTGAAACAACCACAATCGACTTTGGTTCAACAGACTTGCAAAAAATTGCTGGTGAAATGGTTGATAGCATGATGATGTCAGGTTCTGTTGCTGCCATCACACGTGACTCGCGTCCGATTGTTTTTGTAGAACGTATCAAGAACAAAACCAGTGAACACATTGATACTGAATCTGTTACAGACAGCATCAGTACCAAGATGCTGAACTCTGGTAAGTTCCGTTTTGTTGATATGGACCGTGTAGAATCGGTTCGCGATCAACTGAACTTCCAAAATAACGATGAACTTGTCAATCAGAGCACAGCGATTCAGTTTGGTAAGATGGTCGGTGCGCAATACATGCTTTACGGTAACCTATCAAGCATTGCTAAAAACGCAGGTAGTGACAAAGACGTGTACTACAAGATGACGATGCGCTTGATGGATCTAGAAACAGGTCTTATCGAGTGGGCCGACGAGACTGAAATTCGTAAGCAAGAGTCTAAGAGCTTCTTAGGCCTATAA
- a CDS encoding YcfL family protein, with amino-acid sequence MKKWLISLVTVLAIVGCADNTAGLRIDGASQTVIFGDNVLAGRLKIDDISTTEVDGRARGVVRLISQYTGDQHVQYRFYWYDDQGLEVNNKLSPWRQAIVRGTEEISISEVSINPNGTQFRVQIRQLDN; translated from the coding sequence ATGAAAAAATGGCTTATTTCATTAGTAACAGTATTGGCCATCGTTGGTTGTGCTGACAATACTGCAGGGCTACGTATTGATGGTGCATCTCAAACGGTCATTTTTGGTGACAACGTATTGGCTGGGCGTTTGAAGATCGATGATATTTCAACGACTGAAGTTGATGGTAGAGCGCGCGGTGTAGTACGTCTGATTAGTCAATACACTGGTGACCAGCATGTACAGTATCGCTTCTATTGGTATGACGACCAAGGTCTAGAAGTGAATAACAAGCTAAGCCCGTGGAGACAGGCGATTGTTCGAGGGACTGAAGAAATTTCGATTTCAGAAGTGTCGATCAACCCAAATGGAACTCAGTTCCGTGTTCAGATTCGTCAGCTAGATAACTAA
- a CDS encoding COG3014 family protein, with product MHKHIRLAFVIGSSLVLSACANLSAGNLFSHYSAQNNELHQKVRSGDYQQAESLLPEQVAGDILDNFEKGRVYLLNQQYAESKSALDDSDRAVRVQQDQATISLSESAMSVGALAVNDNLKTYHPADYELGFLHLYLGLNYLKGNDLEGALIEMRRANQVQEQARKDREKELESAQNQMEQQGLTPNLGSILSNYPDAGQKLQAVQNGYLLYLSALLYEADRDLNSAYVDYRRALAVMPDNQQIIDGTKRVAKRLGMREDLAKLEKRYGKANYLAQDKSRVIVIDERGVVEAMQGWKQALPLYDSRGNGAWYSISLPYYPDKREQSFGSLSLNNNTLSADMLSDVNLMAKQDLSERMPNIIIRQGLRVWAKDRLRKEAAKDDDVGNLLFNVWNTLTEQPDTRSWLTLPSEVYSSSAMVKPGEQNILLNGQPYTFNVEPGQTALVWLSRQGNNATIWHKQLGNIR from the coding sequence GTGCATAAACACATTCGACTGGCATTCGTCATCGGCAGCTCACTCGTGCTTTCTGCATGCGCTAACTTATCTGCGGGCAATTTATTTAGCCACTACAGCGCACAAAATAATGAACTGCATCAAAAGGTGAGAAGCGGTGACTATCAACAAGCAGAGTCATTACTCCCAGAGCAAGTTGCAGGCGATATTCTAGATAATTTTGAGAAGGGCCGAGTCTACCTATTGAATCAGCAATATGCTGAGAGTAAGTCGGCGCTTGACGATAGTGATCGAGCCGTGAGAGTTCAGCAGGACCAAGCAACGATCTCACTTTCTGAAAGTGCGATGAGTGTTGGCGCGTTAGCGGTTAACGACAACTTGAAAACCTATCACCCTGCTGACTATGAACTTGGCTTTCTTCATCTTTATCTTGGGCTCAACTATCTTAAGGGAAATGACCTAGAAGGCGCTTTGATTGAGATGCGTCGTGCTAATCAAGTTCAAGAACAAGCTCGTAAAGATAGAGAGAAAGAGCTTGAGTCTGCTCAGAACCAGATGGAACAGCAAGGTCTGACGCCAAATTTAGGCAGTATCTTGTCCAACTACCCAGATGCAGGTCAGAAGTTACAAGCGGTTCAAAATGGTTACTTACTCTACCTGTCGGCACTGCTATATGAAGCGGATAGGGACTTAAACAGTGCTTATGTGGACTATCGACGTGCGCTTGCGGTGATGCCTGACAACCAACAGATCATTGATGGTACCAAGCGTGTTGCGAAGCGTTTAGGGATGCGAGAAGACCTTGCAAAACTGGAAAAACGTTACGGTAAAGCCAACTATCTTGCCCAAGACAAAAGTCGCGTTATTGTGATTGATGAACGTGGTGTTGTTGAAGCGATGCAAGGTTGGAAACAAGCTTTGCCACTATATGACAGTCGCGGAAACGGAGCTTGGTACAGTATTTCTTTGCCGTACTACCCAGATAAGCGTGAGCAGAGCTTTGGGTCATTGTCTCTTAACAATAATACGCTTTCTGCTGATATGTTGAGTGATGTGAATTTGATGGCGAAGCAAGATCTCTCTGAGCGGATGCCAAACATCATCATTAGACAAGGTTTAAGAGTCTGGGCTAAAGATCGATTAAGAAAAGAGGCCGCAAAGGACGATGATGTCGGGAATTTGCTGTTCAACGTATGGAATACATTGACCGAGCAACCTGATACGCGCAGTTGGTTGACGCTTCCTAGCGAAGTTTACAGTTCGAGCGCGATGGTAAAACCCGGAGAGCAGAACATATTGCTCAACGGTCAACCTTACACATTTAACGTGGAACCAGGGCAAACAGCGTTAGTCTGGCTTTCACGTCAAGGAAACAATGCCACGATTTGGCATAAACAGTTAGGAAACATACGATGA
- the hinT gene encoding purine nucleoside phosphoramidase yields MAEETIFSKIIRKEIPADVVYQDDLVTAFRDINPRAPSHILIIPNKLIPTVNEIEEEDELVMGRMFTVARKLAKEEGIDEDGYRLIVNCNSHGGQEVYHIHMHLVGGRPLGPMLMS; encoded by the coding sequence ATGGCTGAAGAAACCATTTTCAGTAAGATCATTCGTAAAGAAATCCCAGCAGATGTTGTTTATCAAGATGACCTAGTCACGGCATTCCGAGACATCAACCCACGCGCGCCAAGTCACATTTTGATCATCCCCAATAAGCTTATCCCGACGGTCAACGAGATCGAAGAAGAGGACGAGCTAGTCATGGGGCGCATGTTTACGGTTGCACGCAAGTTAGCGAAAGAAGAGGGTATCGACGAAGATGGTTACCGTCTGATCGTGAATTGTAACTCTCATGGTGGTCAAGAGGTTTACCATATCCATATGCACCTTGTTGGCGGCCGTCCGTTAGGTCCAATGTTAATGAGCTGA